Genomic DNA from Gaiellales bacterium:
GTCGCCTACGGCGGAGCCGGCCACGACGAGGGCTGGCGCGTGACCTGCGCCGACACCGGCGACTCCTCGATGACCGGCGCCCGCGTGAAGCGCGTCGAGCACCACCTGGGCGGGGCCGACATCGTGCTCGTCACCTATGGCGACGGCCTTGCAGACATCGACGTCACGGCGCTCGTCGATTTCCACCGGTCGCACGGGCGCCTGGCCACGGTCACCGGGTGCATGCGCCCGCCCGCTTCGGGCAGCTCGTGTCCGACGGCGGCTGGGTGCGCCAGTTCGCCGAGAAGCCGACCGACACGGGCTGGATCAACGGCGGCTTCTTCGTCTTCGAGCGGGGGGTCTTCGACCGGCTTTCCGCCGATCCCCGCTGCGTGCTCGAGCACGACCCGCTGGAGCGGCTGGCCGCGGACGGCGAGCTTGCCGTGTTCCATCACGAGGGCTACTGGCAGTGCGCCGACACGCTGCGCGACGTCGAGCTCCTGCGCGGGCTCTGGGCTGCGGGGCAGGCGCCGTGGCGGGTCTGGGACGCCCGCGGCACGGCGGATGGGCCGAATCTCGGCCGCCGCTCGGCGGACTGGGCGGTTGCGCCGGAGGCGGCGCTGCGGAGCAGGGCGGCATGATCGACGGCGTCGGGGTGTTCGCGCTTCGGCAGATTCCCGACGAGCGCGGCAGGGTGATGCACATGCTGCGCGCCGACGACCCGCACTTCGAGGCGTTCGGCGAGATCTACTTCTCGACCGTCAATCCGGGTGCGATCAAGGGCTGGCACATCCATTCGCGGATGACGCTGAACTACGCCTGCGTCTCCGGGCAGGCCAAGCTCGTCCTCTACGATGACCGCGTGGACTCGCCCAGCCGCGGCGCGCTGCAGGAGCTCTTCATCGGTGACGCGAACTACGTGCTCGTGCGCATCCCGCCGATGGTCTGGAACGGCGTCAAGGGGATCGGCCAGTCCCCGGCAATGATCGCCAACTGCGCGAGCCATCCGCACGACCCCGAGGAGATCTCGCGGCTCGATCCCTTCTCACCGGAGATTCCGTACGACTGGTCACTGAGGCACGGATGAGCGGCCCGCGCGGCGAGTGCGACCTCGCGGTCGTCGGCGCCGGCATCCTCGGCCTGGCAACGGCGC
This window encodes:
- a CDS encoding sugar phosphate nucleotidyltransferase, which codes for MHAPARFGQLVSDGGWVRQFAEKPTDTGWINGGFFVFERGVFDRLSADPRCVLEHDPLERLAADGELAVFHHEGYWQCADTLRDVELLRGLWAAGQAPWRVWDARGTADGPNLGRRSADWAVAPEAALRSRAA
- a CDS encoding dTDP-4-dehydrorhamnose 3,5-epimerase family protein, which produces MIDGVGVFALRQIPDERGRVMHMLRADDPHFEAFGEIYFSTVNPGAIKGWHIHSRMTLNYACVSGQAKLVLYDDRVDSPSRGALQELFIGDANYVLVRIPPMVWNGVKGIGQSPAMIANCASHPHDPEEISRLDPFSPEIPYDWSLRHG